The Prevotella sp. E2-28 genome includes the window GGCCTTTGAGCATTTTGTGTCGAGTGGTTTCCCCACTCGAAAGGTGGAGCGCTATAAATATACGGATATCCAGAAGCTCTTTGAGCCCAACTTCGGCGTAAATATCAATCGTCTGCAGATACCTGTTGACCCCTACGAGACGTTCCGTTGCGATGTGCCTAACCTAAGCACTAGCCTTTACTTCGTGGTAAACGATATGTTTTATCACGATGAGAAGCCCAAGGGGCATCTGCCTGAGGGCGTGATAGTAGGTTCTATGCGCGACTATCCTGAGTTGGTGAGTAAGTATTATGCCAAGCAGGCCAAGACCAGCGAGGACGGAATAACAGCTCTTAATACCATGCTGGCACAGGATGGTATGTTGATTTATGTGCCTAAGAATGTAAAGGTTGATCGTGCTATACAGGTCATTAACATTCTGAAGGCTACACCTCAGAATGCTCAGCGCCAGGTGCCCGATTTGATGGTCAACCGTCGTGTGCTCATCATTCTAGAGACGAATGCCGAGATAAAAATACTGTTCTGTGACCATGCTGCTGATGATAGTAACTTCTTAGCTACTCAGGTTATTGAGGCTTATGTGGGCGAAAATGCCTCTTTGGATTTATATTGCATGGAGGAGACTCATCATAAGAATGTGCGTGTGAGCAATGTGTATATCGATCAGCAGGCTAATAGTCGTGTGAATCATAATGTTATCACGCTCCATAATGGTGTTACTCGCAATAAGCTCGATCTTACCTTCAATGGCGAGGGTGCCGAGTGCCAGTGCTATGGCTGTGTGATTGCCGACAAGCAGCAACATGTAGATAATAACACACTCATCGCTCATAGGGTGCCTCATTGCACCTCTACGGAGCTTTATAAGTATGTGCTTGATGATAAGGCCACGGGTGCCTTTGCTGGTCGTGTGCTTGTAGAACATGGTGCACAGCAGACTGCTTCGCAGATGACAAATCAGAACCTTACAGCCACGAAGGAAGCACGCATGTACACCCAGCCGATGCTGGAGATTTATGCTGATGACGTGAAGTGTGCGCATGGTTCTACTGTAGGTCAACTCAATGATGCAGCCCTCTTCTACATGCGTCAGCGTGGTATTCCCCTTAAAGAGGCTAAGTTGCTCCTTCAGAATGCCTTCATCAACGAGGTGATAGACCACATGCAGTTAGAGCCCTTACGCGATCGTCTGCATTATCTAGTAGAGAAGCGCTTCCGTGGAGAATTGAATAAGTGCACAGGATGCAAGCTGTGTAAGTGATTTTAAAAAAAGGCGAGGACTCAAATCCTCGCCTTTTTTATTGGTGTTATTCTTTTGCTTACTTCTTCAGCATCTTCTTGCCTTCCTGCACGTAGATGCCTCTGTCGGTCTTGTTGAGCTTGCGTCCACTTAAATCATAAACCTTGTCAGATGTGCTCTGCAGGTTGATGTTCTTGATGGCTGTTACTTCGGCCTGTGATACGTGCTTGATGCGAAGCTCCTGAGCTGTAGCGTTCTGCAGGTCCCATGAGAAGCCGCAACGGGTAGGCAGGAATGCCTTGTCAGCCTGGGTACGGATGAGCACGCTCTCCAGAGGTGTTACTTTCTGCTGGGCAGGAATACCATAGAGTCCGTCCTTCTTAACGGTCTCCCAATTGCTGCTGAAGGTAACGGTGTTGCCTGCATTATCACTCAGACGGATGGCCTTCAGTTCGTTGTTGACTGTCAGGGCCTCATTATTCTTAACGCGCAGGTACTGGCTCTTTGGTGAATAAATCAGGTAAGGAACACCTGCCTGAAGACCTTCGTTGGTGCACTCTACGAAATAGAGGTTCAGTACGTTGCCTTCCTGCTGAATACCAGCGAAGCGCTCTGCCTTTACATCGCCCAGCTGCTCGGCTGTTACTGACATAGGCAGACAAAGGGTGTTATAGCCTGCAAAGAGATAGCGGTTGAGTTGAGCTGTCTGATCTGTATTCTGAAGCAGTTCCAAGTTCAGTTTCTCATTGCTGGCATATACGTTTTTCACTTGGCCTTGTGCAAACGCTGAGGTGCTCAGGGCCGTTACCATTGTCATTGCAAGTAATAACTTTTTCATAAGCTGTATGTTTTAAGTGTTTAGTCTCTGGCTGCAAAGATAGAAAATAATTATGAAATGGCAATTGAAAATCGTGAAAAATTCGTACCTTTGCCACGAAATTTCCAAATTTATATGTACGACGTTAAGAAAATTCGTGAGGACTTCCCCATTCTTCAGCGGGATGTATATGGAAAACCGCTGGTTTATCTAGATAATGCGGCTACAACACAAAAGCCTTTGTGCGTACTTGATGCCATGCGCGAGGAATACCTGAATGTGAATGCCAACGTGCATCGTGGCGTTCATTACCTGAGCCAACAGGCAACGGATTTGCATGAGGCTGCACGTGAAAAGGTGCGTGGGTTTATCAATGCACAGAAGATAGAAGAGATTATTTTTACGCGTGGTACTACCGAGGCAATCAATTTGGTGGCCAGTTCGTTTTGTGAATCGCAGATGCAGGCTGGCGATGAGGTCATCGTCACGGAAATGGAACATCACTCGAACATCGTTTCGTGGCAACTTCAGTCGATGAAACGAGGAATTATCGTGAAGCATGTTCCTATCACGGATGACGGCATCCTCTGTCTTGATGAGTTGGAATCACTCATCACCGCTCGTACCAAGATCATCAGCGTAGCTCACGTAAGTAACGTTTTAGGCACTATTAATCCCGTTGAAAAGATTATCAAGATTGCCCACGCTCACAATATCCCTGTTTTGGTGGATGGTGCTCAAAGTGCCCCTCATTTCAAAGTGGATGTCCAGGCGATGGATTGCGACTTTTTTGCCTTCAGTGGTCATAAGATGTATGGTCCTACGGGCATAGGTGTGCTCTATGGTAAGGAAGAATGGCTTGAGAAACTACCTCCATATCAGGGTGGTGGTGAGATGATTGATAAGGTGACATGGGAGAAAACCACTTTTGAGCGTCTGCCATTTAAGTTCGAGGCTGGCACACCCGATTATGTGGCTACTCACGGACTCGCCAAAGCTATCGAGTATATTGATTCAATTGGTTTCGAAGCGATTCATCAGCATGAGCATGAACTGACTTGCTACTGCATGGAACAGCTTCAGACGATTGAAGGAATGAAGATTTATGGTCCAGTAGATAACCTGTCACCAATAAAAGATGCAGTCGTATCTTTCAACGTGGGTGATATTCATCACTTGGATATGGGTACCTTACTCGATCGCTTGGGAATAGCAGTCCGTACAGGTCATCATTGTGCTCAGCCTCTGATGGATCGATTAGGAATCAACGGCACCGTTCGTGCATCCTTCGCCCTTTATAATACAAAGGAAGAAGTGGATACACTCGTAGCTGGCATCCGCAGGGTTTCACAGATGTTTTAAAGGAAAAAAGCAGAAAGATGTTGGCAAGTCATTATTACGAAGGCAAAATTGAGGCAGGATGCGATGAAGCTGGTCGTGGGTGCTTAGCTGGCAGCGTATATGCTGCAGCGGTAATCCTCCCTGATGGGTATCAGAACGACCTGTTGAACGACTCAAAACAGCTTACGGAGAAAAAGCGTTATCAGCTTCGTGAGATTATTGAACGTGATGCTGTGGCTTGGGCTGTGGGTATCGTTACACCAGAGGAAATCGATAAAATCAATATACTGAATGCTTCTATTCTTGCGATGCATCGAGCTTTGGATCAATTAAAAGTGCGTCCAGAGGCTGTTATCGTAGATGGTAATCGCTTCAAAAAATACAAAGATCTACCGCATACAACGATTGTAAAAGGCGATGGGAAATACCTTGCGATAGCAGCAGCTTCTATTCTTGCAAAAACCTATCGTGATGATTATATGAACCAGTTGGCTGAAGAATATCCACAGTACGACTGGCTATCGAATAAAGGCTATCCTACAAAGAAACATAGAGAAGCCATCCGCCAGTATGGTACAACACCGTATCATCGTATGTCGTATAATTTACTGGGGGATGGCCAGCTATCACTAGAATTTAAGGATTGATAGCTTACAATCTTCTTACCTTTTATTTTCCTGTAGCTTCCCGAAGTAACCAAGGCAAACGTCACGCCATTCCTTGGCATCCTTGAGTTGTCGCTGTAAGCGGTTGTCCACTTCCTTCCAGCGTTGCTCGTCAATCTCAGGACGGGCTTCTTGCCAGATGCTGATATAATCCTCAACTTCCTTTACACCCTGATTATAGCGCCATTGCATCTCCTCCCAAAGGGTGCGTCCGCTATTCATACGACGTGTCCAAGGCACACGATGGAACCAAAGCAGATAACGCTCAGGACATGTGTTGATATCGTCGTAGAGCGAGCAGTAGGGCTCAGGATACTGACTGGTGGCATTAGTGCCTGTGTGTGTGCGGTCAACGCCGATGCTATCACCATTGGCACGATGGTAATACACTGGACACCACTCAATAGGATAGCGGGCAATGTAACCATCGGGTTGTGGCCCCATGTGGTGGTCGAACTTGAAGATATGGTGCAAGCCAAGGGGCATCATATAGTCAACGCAGGCTTCGCGACTACGCAGCATGACGGACGTGATAGCGGAAGCAAATTCTTTTTTCACTATTCCATTTTCATTTCCAAAGGTCTGCTTCAGCCATTCCTCTGCTATCTGTCTTGATGAAAGGGTGGGGTTCCAAGCAAGGCGTCCGAAGGCATACCAGTTGGCCTGTGAGAAATGGTGTCCGCACCAGTTCTTATCCAGTCCGATGTTGGCTACACCAGCGATACCCACAAGTTTTTGAGGTTTGACAAATGAGAAAAACTCCTTCCACATAGGTGCCAGATATACCAGGTGCCAACTTTGGCCCAGGTACTCTTGTGTGATTTGTAGTTCAGCCATCTGTGGGGTTTTCTTCATTTGGTCGAAGATGGGGGCATAGGGCTCACGAGGCTGGAAGTCCAATGGGCCGTTCTTTGACTGCAGGATGACATTATCACGAAACTGGCCATCCAGTTCTGCAAATTCTGACACAGCCTGTTTCACACGATCTTCGCCCTGATGCTTGGCGCCATAGACGAATGAGCGCCACATCACAATACCGCCATAGGGTTTCAATGCATCTGCCAGCATATTGGCACCATCGGCATGGGTACGACCATAGTCAAAAGGACCTGGCTGTCCCTCACTATTTGCTTTTACTAAGAAGCCACCAAAATCAGGGATATCCTTATAGATTTCCTTTGCTTTGTTCTTCCACCATTTCTTGACTTGTGGATCCAAGGGGTCGGCAGTCTTTGTCTCGCCTAATGCTTTCGGTGTTCCGAAGTTCACAGATAGATAGACGCGGATACCCCAAGGGCGCAAAATATCGGCAACCTCCTTCACCTTATTAATATACGCACGTGTAAGCATCTTTGGTGATGCGTTTACATTGTTCAGTACGGTGCCGTTAATACCGATAGATGCGTTGGCCTCGGCATACTGTGTTATAAGTGAAGTGTTTAGAGTGAAATGTGAAGAATTATCTTCCGCACTCCAGAAGATGCTCTTACCAGCATAGCCACGCTCGATACTGCCATCAAGGTTATCCCAATGGTTTAAGATGCGGAGTTTGTAGAATGGGTGTGACTCACCCTGTTCACCACGCAGATAGGCGTAACGTCCATAGAGTAGTCCCATTTCTGTACGGGCAGTAATGGTACGTCCGCTGATGCGGTACCCATCGTCATTGGGCATGTTTGGGTCAATCTTCAGCGTGATGTCTTTAGGCATCTCGCCACGCAGCCATAGTCGGCTACCATCCTCGGCATAGCTCATTACAGCTGTCAATGCGAGGATAAGCAATAGGGTGAAAGAGCGTCTCACGATATATGTTTTAAATATTTTCTGATTTCTTTTCTAGCAATGCCTAGGCGATATTCAACAGATTTGTAATTCTCGCCTGTCTCTTGGGAAATGTCGCTCACCTTCATGCCGTCATAGACATGCATACGGTATAAATTACGGCATTTCTCTGGAACACGCAAAAGACCGCGTTCCAGGAATTCCGTCACCTCCTGTACGGAGAGTGTACGTGTTGCTTCATCATCGGCAGTAGCAGCTTGTAGCTTGTTGTCAATGGGTTGCATACCGTGCTTCACGGCCCACTGCTTTCTGCGATAGTAGTCGTTCATCAGATTACGTGCTATCGTATAGGCCAGAGCCTGTAGCGTGGTATCCATGATGGGGGTGCTGTATTGCAGAAGTCGCACGAAGACATCCTGAACGATATCTTCTGCCTCCTCTTTTCCACCAAGCCTGCTGCTCACGAAAGCGAGCAGCTCGGCATGATGGTGATGATAGTAGTATTCTATAATCTTGAGGTTATTCATTTACAACAGTCTTGATGGTGCCGTCCTCGTTGTAGTAGAGGCGCTGCACCTTCAGTGAACGCAGGTGTGTGATGTCGTTTGAAGGTACACAGTCGTGATAGAACAAATACCACTGTCCCTTGTGTTCTACGATACAATGGTGAGTGGTCCAACCTACTACGGGCTCCAGGATAACACCTTGATAGGTGAAAGGTCCGTAAGGATTGTCACCAGTGGCGTAGCACAGGAAGTGACTGTCGCCAGTAGAGTAAGAGAAGTAGTATTTGCCGTTGTACTTATGCATCCAACTGGCCTCGAAGAAACGGTGTGGATCACCAGCCTTTAGGGGCTGTCCGTCCTTATCTATAACGAGAACCTGACGAGGAGCCTCGGCAAACTGCAGGAGATCGCCGCTCATACGTGCCATCAGGCTAGGCAGTGCAGGCATATCAGAAGCGGTGAACAACTGGGTCTTACGGTCAGGAGCAGGACCAAGGTCAACACCTTCCTTCAGAACTTTCTGGGGAGCTACGTTCCACTGCAGCTGTCCGCCCCACAGACCACCATAATAGCAGTAAACCTGTCCGTCATCATCCTTGAACACACAAGGGTCAATGCTGTAGGCACCACGGATGGGATGTTCCTGAGCGATGAACGGACCTTCAGGACGGTCGGCAATAGCTACACCAAGGTGGAACACACCATTATAGTCCTTAGCAGAGAAGATAAGATAGTACTTGCCGTCTTTCTCTACGACATCACTGTCCCACATTTGTTTCTCTGCCCACTTTACATCTTTCACATCGAGAATGACACCATGGTCCGTGGCTTCATCATTCTCAACATCATCGAACGACAGTACATGATAGTCTTTCATCTGGAAGTGACCGCCATCATCATCGAAGGCAGCACCAGCCTCCCAGTCGTGAGAGGGGTAGATATACAGACGTCCGTTAAACACGTGGGCCGCAGGGTCGGCCATATAGTCACTTGGGAATAGGTAACGAGGTAATTTAGCCATAGTAGTTCTTATTTATAAAGTTTGATGATTTCATTGATAACAGGCTTCTCCTTATACTGGCGATCAAAGAGAAGGGGATAGTTGGTACGTCCCTTCACAGGCCAACCATTGAGCCAAGAGCCACCATCGTTGACGCCCCACAGGTTGATGCGGGATATCTGTGAACGGTGTTTGTAATAAATACTAAAGAGGTCAAGCCAGCGCTTGTCAACCTCTTTCTGTTTGGCAGCAGGCAGTCCCTCTGTGTAGGGGTTATACTTCTGCTTCAACTCGAAGTTCTGGGCGATATCAGCACCGCTGAAACCTTCTGGGTTAGGCAGTACGTTCATGTCGAGCTCCGTGATCATTACCTTCACGCCACAAGCAGCAAAGGCATCGATGCTTTTCTCGTATTCCGTGAGGTTAGGATAGTCCAGACCGTTGTGGCTCTGCATACCCACGCCGTCGATGCGCAGCCCCTTTGACTTTAGCTTCTTAACTAACTGACAAACGGCTTCACGCTTCTTTGCACCAGCCATTGAGTAGTCGTTGTAATAGAGCTCTGCGTCAGGATCAGCCTCATGAGCGGTACGGAAGGCTATCTCGATGAACTCCTCGCCAAGCAGATTGTAATATGCTGACTTACGGAATGAACCATCGTCTTCGATAGCTTCGTTCACTACGTCCCAACCGTGTACCTGACCTTTAAAGTGTCCTACTACGGTCTTGATGTGCTTGATAAGACGGGCTTTTACCACTTCCTTAGAAGCAGGAGAAGCTGCATAGCCATTCGTAAACCACCAGTCGGGTGCCTGAGAATGCCACACCAGACAATGTCCGATGACCTTAAGCTTATGCTGTTCGCAATAGCTCACGAATTTGTCAGCCACACGGAAGTCAAAGATACCCTCGGCAGGAGCCAGTGACTCAGGTTTCATACAGTTTTCAGCTACGGCACAGTTGAAGTGCTTATCCACGATAGCATCGCCTTCGGGCACTTGTCCGTCACTCTGCCACTGGTTGATGGCAGCACCAATCAGGCAGTATTTCCCGATAGCGTCTTTCAAACCCTGCTGAGCCATTGATGCAAGGGGCATCATGGCTAGGCAGAGTGTCAATATCTTAAAGTTCTTAATCATATTCATTATTTGTTGTTACGAGCCTCAATCTCCTTGTTGATTTCGTCGAGTCTTTCATCTGTAAGGGGATACTTGTAGATGAGGAGACCTACTACGACGAGAAGAATCGCGGGGATGATGCAGGTGAAGACCAGAATGGCATTCTGTGCAATGGCAGAATAGTTAGCCAATTTTGTATAGTACGCATTTACTGGCGCGCTGATGAAAGATGCCAAGAATACGACGACGAAAATGCTTAGTACCAGTTGCAGACACTTATTGGCCTTGAACTCTTGCCACATCTCACCAAAGGTAACGGGCTTCTCAGGTGTCGTGGTGATATTTTCCTTGCTACCCATGAAGCAGAACATCAGGAGCACGAAGCCTACGAGAGCGAACACACAAGTTACCATAAACCATGCAAATGGAGTGGTAGGCAGAGCTGATTCTTCGCTGGCAAAATTGAAACCAATCCATCCCATCACCAGAGGTGTAATCCAACCGGCAATAGAGAAACCAGCCTTGAAAGCTACACCAGCGAGTGCATTCACAGTAGCAGCGGGTCTGTTGCCTGTGCGATATTCAGCCTCGGTGATAACCTCAGGCACCAATGCCCACATCAGTGAACCAACCAGCAATCCTACACCAGTCATCACCTTAGCAATTTGAACA containing:
- the sufD gene encoding Fe-S cluster assembly protein SufD; translation: MGSEQQYIDLYKEAREMIFSHAPEPMNVVRDEAFEHFVSSGFPTRKVERYKYTDIQKLFEPNFGVNINRLQIPVDPYETFRCDVPNLSTSLYFVVNDMFYHDEKPKGHLPEGVIVGSMRDYPELVSKYYAKQAKTSEDGITALNTMLAQDGMLIYVPKNVKVDRAIQVINILKATPQNAQRQVPDLMVNRRVLIILETNAEIKILFCDHAADDSNFLATQVIEAYVGENASLDLYCMEETHHKNVRVSNVYIDQQANSRVNHNVITLHNGVTRNKLDLTFNGEGAECQCYGCVIADKQQHVDNNTLIAHRVPHCTSTELYKYVLDDKATGAFAGRVLVEHGAQQTASQMTNQNLTATKEARMYTQPMLEIYADDVKCAHGSTVGQLNDAALFYMRQRGIPLKEAKLLLQNAFINEVIDHMQLEPLRDRLHYLVEKRFRGELNKCTGCKLCK
- a CDS encoding aminotransferase class V-fold PLP-dependent enzyme, which gives rise to MYDVKKIREDFPILQRDVYGKPLVYLDNAATTQKPLCVLDAMREEYLNVNANVHRGVHYLSQQATDLHEAAREKVRGFINAQKIEEIIFTRGTTEAINLVASSFCESQMQAGDEVIVTEMEHHSNIVSWQLQSMKRGIIVKHVPITDDGILCLDELESLITARTKIISVAHVSNVLGTINPVEKIIKIAHAHNIPVLVDGAQSAPHFKVDVQAMDCDFFAFSGHKMYGPTGIGVLYGKEEWLEKLPPYQGGGEMIDKVTWEKTTFERLPFKFEAGTPDYVATHGLAKAIEYIDSIGFEAIHQHEHELTCYCMEQLQTIEGMKIYGPVDNLSPIKDAVVSFNVGDIHHLDMGTLLDRLGIAVRTGHHCAQPLMDRLGINGTVRASFALYNTKEEVDTLVAGIRRVSQMF
- a CDS encoding ribonuclease HII, whose product is MLASHYYEGKIEAGCDEAGRGCLAGSVYAAAVILPDGYQNDLLNDSKQLTEKKRYQLREIIERDAVAWAVGIVTPEEIDKINILNASILAMHRALDQLKVRPEAVIVDGNRFKKYKDLPHTTIVKGDGKYLAIAAASILAKTYRDDYMNQLAEEYPQYDWLSNKGYPTKKHREAIRQYGTTPYHRMSYNLLGDGQLSLEFKD
- a CDS encoding alpha-glucuronidase; the protein is MSYAEDGSRLWLRGEMPKDITLKIDPNMPNDDGYRISGRTITARTEMGLLYGRYAYLRGEQGESHPFYKLRILNHWDNLDGSIERGYAGKSIFWSAEDNSSHFTLNTSLITQYAEANASIGINGTVLNNVNASPKMLTRAYINKVKEVADILRPWGIRVYLSVNFGTPKALGETKTADPLDPQVKKWWKNKAKEIYKDIPDFGGFLVKANSEGQPGPFDYGRTHADGANMLADALKPYGGIVMWRSFVYGAKHQGEDRVKQAVSEFAELDGQFRDNVILQSKNGPLDFQPREPYAPIFDQMKKTPQMAELQITQEYLGQSWHLVYLAPMWKEFFSFVKPQKLVGIAGVANIGLDKNWCGHHFSQANWYAFGRLAWNPTLSSRQIAEEWLKQTFGNENGIVKKEFASAITSVMLRSREACVDYMMPLGLHHIFKFDHHMGPQPDGYIARYPIEWCPVYYHRANGDSIGVDRTHTGTNATSQYPEPYCSLYDDINTCPERYLLWFHRVPWTRRMNSGRTLWEEMQWRYNQGVKEVEDYISIWQEARPEIDEQRWKEVDNRLQRQLKDAKEWRDVCLGYFGKLQENKR
- a CDS encoding RNA polymerase sigma factor: MNNLKIIEYYYHHHHAELLAFVSSRLGGKEEAEDIVQDVFVRLLQYSTPIMDTTLQALAYTIARNLMNDYYRRKQWAVKHGMQPIDNKLQAATADDEATRTLSVQEVTEFLERGLLRVPEKCRNLYRMHVYDGMKVSDISQETGENYKSVEYRLGIARKEIRKYLKHIS
- a CDS encoding glycoside hydrolase family 43 protein; the protein is MAKLPRYLFPSDYMADPAAHVFNGRLYIYPSHDWEAGAAFDDDGGHFQMKDYHVLSFDDVENDEATDHGVILDVKDVKWAEKQMWDSDVVEKDGKYYLIFSAKDYNGVFHLGVAIADRPEGPFIAQEHPIRGAYSIDPCVFKDDDGQVYCYYGGLWGGQLQWNVAPQKVLKEGVDLGPAPDRKTQLFTASDMPALPSLMARMSGDLLQFAEAPRQVLVIDKDGQPLKAGDPHRFFEASWMHKYNGKYYFSYSTGDSHFLCYATGDNPYGPFTYQGVILEPVVGWTTHHCIVEHKGQWYLFYHDCVPSNDITHLRSLKVQRLYYNEDGTIKTVVNE
- a CDS encoding endo-1,4-beta-xylanase, with the protein product MIKNFKILTLCLAMMPLASMAQQGLKDAIGKYCLIGAAINQWQSDGQVPEGDAIVDKHFNCAVAENCMKPESLAPAEGIFDFRVADKFVSYCEQHKLKVIGHCLVWHSQAPDWWFTNGYAASPASKEVVKARLIKHIKTVVGHFKGQVHGWDVVNEAIEDDGSFRKSAYYNLLGEEFIEIAFRTAHEADPDAELYYNDYSMAGAKKREAVCQLVKKLKSKGLRIDGVGMQSHNGLDYPNLTEYEKSIDAFAACGVKVMITELDMNVLPNPEGFSGADIAQNFELKQKYNPYTEGLPAAKQKEVDKRWLDLFSIYYKHRSQISRINLWGVNDGGSWLNGWPVKGRTNYPLLFDRQYKEKPVINEIIKLYK